Sequence from the Polyangiaceae bacterium genome:
GGAGAAGCTGGAGGACGCCGAGGGCGCGCTGGTGGTCACCGACGGCGTATTCAGCGCCGAGGGGGAAATCGCGCACTTGGACCAGATCGTGCCGGTCGTGAAGAAGCACGGCGCGCGTGTGTTCGTCGACGACGCGCACGCCCTTGGGGTCATCGGTCCCGAGGGACGCGGCACGGCGCATCACTTCGGTTTGGCCGACCAGGTCGACCTGATCGGCGGCACCTTCAGCAAGAGCTTCGCCAGCATCGGCGGCTGGCTGGTGGGTGAGCGCAAGGTGCTCGATTACATCCGCCACTTCGCACCGAGCTTCATGTTTGCTGCCAGCGCTGCTCCGCCCTCGGTGGCCGCTGCGATGGCCGCCTTCGACGTCATGCGCGAAGAGCTGTGGCGCATCGAGAAGCTACGCGACAACTACACCTACATGCGCGACGAGCTGCGGCGCCTTGGCTTCGAGCTGGGTCATACCGAGACGGCCGTCATTCCCATCTACATTCGCCAAGATCTGCGCACGATCATGATGTGGCGCGATCTGCTCGAGGACTACGGGGTCTACACCAACCCCTTCATCTCCCCGGGAGTGCCGCCCAAGAGCGCCATGTTGCGCACCAGCTACATGGCGACCCACGAGCGCACTCATCTGGATCGCGGTCTCGAGGCCTTCGAGAAGGTCGGCAAAAAGTACGGCGTGATCTGAAGCGCGTACCCTCGCGGCGGCAATCAGTTGCCGCTGGGTTGACCCATGCGCCAAGCGCACCCTTGCAGCGGCAGTCAGTTGCCGCTGGGTTGACCCATGCGTAGGGGGCCGCCGCGGGCGGTGCCCCACAGCACGCAGTTTTCCGCGCTGCCCGGCACGGTGAAGATGTCCATGCCGTGCTCGAAGGTCTGCACCAGGATCTCCAGTTGGCCGTCCCCGTCCACGTCGCCGACCGCAGGGGCCGCGGGAGCGCCGTTGCCGTTGCCGTTCTTGCCCGGGTTGGGCAAGGGCACGTCGTGTAGCGGCGTGCCGTCGGCGCCGAGGATCACGAGGTGTCCGGAATCGAGCTGATCCGGGTCACCGTAGGTCGCGAACAGCACTTCGGGGGAACCATCCTGGTTCAGATCGGCGATGGTCGCTTCTGTCGCGTACATGATGCTCTTGCCGAAACGATGGTCGTAGCTCCACAGCTCTTTGGCGTTGGAGTCGAAGGCGTGCATGCGCCCGTCGTTCAAGGGCACGACGATCTCCAGCTTCGCGTCGCCCTGCAGATTCACCGTCGTCGGTGCGGGGACGCCGCCGGGCGGATAGTCGCCCTTGACGTTGATGGGCGCTCCCCCGCGGGGCAGGGCTTCCCAGCCTGGTTTGCGCATGGCGGAGCGACTGCCGTCGCCGTGCGCACCTTCCAACACCATCACTGCGTACGCTTGCGTCTCGTAGGGTTCGTTCTTTTCCACGTTGGGTACGCCGACGACTTCGTTCTTCCCGTCACCATCCAGGTCGATGACGTTCGGCGGTGACGCCGTCCACTGCAACCACTCTGCCCAGCTGGGGTGGGGCCACTCGCCGGTGTGGGCGTTGTAGTGGTCGCCCTCCACCTTTGGATCGGCCCAGCGAATGAACTGCCCCCAAGTGAGGCGCTGTCCCGAGTAGTCGTTGGCTCGGTTGGTGAAGTAGGGCGCCGCGTCGATTGCGACGCCGTCTTGCTTGAAGGCTTGAATGTGGTGGTTGTCGTAGGTGACCAGCACTTCCAGATCTGGGGCGTCGTCGATGTTGCCAATCCCCACGTTCAGCCCGTAGCAGCCGAATCCGTTGTGCCCCTGGCCATTGCGGTCCGCGTCGTTGCCGTTGCCGGTCTTGTTGTTGTAGCGCGGCCAGGCCGTCCAGCCGATGCCCGCCGGCTGGTGCAGCTTGCCGTTCGCCGAATAGACGAAGACCTGCGCGCCGCCGCTCTCGGTGCTCGCGGTTTGCGTCGTGGTGGCCACGATCTCCAGCGTGCCGTTGCCGTCCAGATCCCCGGCCGCCAAGCCTCGCACCTCCGGCGCGTTGCCCGCTGTGGTCGTGTCCACGGGGAAGCCGGCTTTCATCGCCAAGGCGCCGGATTTCCACTCGTAGGCGAAGACCTTGGAGTCGTTGCCGAACACGATCTCGGTCGTGCCGTCGCCCTCCAAGTCAGCCACGACGTGCGGCGCATAGATACGCCCATCACCGTCTTCAGCCTTGTCGAGCACGTTGCCCGAGGCGTCGAGTACGTAGAGTGCGTAGTACGCGGCGATGATCTCGCGCTTTCCGTCGCCATCGAGATCTTGAATGATGGGCGAGGCGTACCAGCTGGTCTGGCCCTTCACGTTGCGCACGAAGCTGGGCGCCTGTACTTCTCCACCACTAGTGCCCTTGTCACAGGTGGGATTGCGTGTGCCGCCGGTAGTGTTGCCTCCGCCACTGCCCGTGGAGCTTCCCGTGCCCGTCGCGCCACCGCTGCCAGTCGCGCCGCCGCTGCCGCCGCCAGCACTGTCGTCACTCGAGCACGCCCCGAACGCCAGGGCCAGCGCCAGCAAGCTCACGCCTTGGACCACCAAGATTCTTTGCCGCATCGTCGCACCTCCCGACGCTCGAGAGCATAGCAGCGAACCTGGGCCGATCCCACGCACATGGGGTATCGTGTCCTTCCCGTGATGGACCTCGGTCAAGCCGTTGTCGGCGGAGACTTCCAGATCGAGCGGCCCTTGGCACAGGGCGGCATGGCGGGGGTGTACGTGGCGCGGCAGCTGTCCACGGGCCTCCAGCGCGCTGTCAAAGTCATGCACCCCACGCTGGTCGCAGATCCGGCGATGCGGGAACGCTTCAGCCAGGAAGCGCGTTTGGGAGGACAGGTGCCGAGCGAGCACGTCGCCCACGTGATAGCGGCAGGGGTGGACGCGGCCCTGGGCATGCCATGGATCGCGATGGAGCTCCTCGAAGGCGAGGACCTGGCTTCCCTGGTGCAACGACGCGGGGCGATTCCTTTTCAAGAACTCGTGTCGATCTTCACTCAACTTTGCCACGCCCTGGGCGCAGCACACTCGGTTGGCATCGTGCATCGGGACGTCAAGCCCGAGAACGTATTCTTGGCGAACGTGCGCAGCTCCGCGTCCACGTGGCAAGTCAAGGTGCTCGACTTCGGGATTGCGCGACTGACCGCAGATGCTCACACCATGACGCGGGGCATTGGTACTCCGCTGTGGATGGCGCCCGAGCAAACCGAGTCGACGACGCTCACGCCCGCGGCGGATGTTTGGTCGCTGGGGCTTCTGGCGTTCTACTTGTTGACGGGGCGGCCCTATTGGCGCACCGCGTGGCAGCCCACTCCCGCGCTCACGGCCTTGATGCGCGAGGTGGTGATGGATCCGCTCTCCGCAGCGTCGGAGCGCGCTCGCGAGCTCGGTGTCGCACTGCCACCGGGGTTCGACGCCTGGTTTGCCAGCTGCGTCGTGCGTGATCCAGGCCAGCGCTATGTGGATGCGAGTCAGGCCTTCGAGGCGCTCGTCACGCTTTCGGGTTCGGCGGGGGCGGTCTCAGGAGCCTGGCTACCAGGCACCGTGCAGTCGGGCAGCGGGCCCGTGCCCACGACCCTCGCGTCGGGGGGATCTGCGGGCATGACCGACGCGTCAAGAAGTGGACCTGTGCCTGCGATGGCCGGAAGTGGACCGGTGCCCGCGACAGCGGGGAGCGCCTTGGCTCCGCCAGCTACTGCTTCGGCATGGACTCCGTCACTGCAACCTTCCATCGGCGTGCCGACGCCCAGTGCGACGGGGCGCAAGAGTGCTGGGGGTGGGGTGCTGCTGCTGGGACTTGCCCTGGTTGGAATCGTGGTCGCGCTCATCGCTGCGGCGGTCGCTTTGATTTGGTTTCGCAGTAGCAGCGGCGACGACGTGGCCACTCGACCTGAGTCCACGGAGAGCGCCGCTGCTTCGACGAGTGCTCCAGTCACAGCGACAGCGAGCCCATCAGCGTCTGAAGTAGCCCTGGCCGAGCCCGCGCCGACGCAACGTCGGTCGCCCAACTCCGTTCAGAAGGGAACGACCGCAACACCGGTCGCGTCCGCATCCAGTAGCGCCCCTGGGACGGGGCTGAAGCCGATCGACCGCGCTGCCGTGCAGGCCAAAGTCGATGCCCTGGCTGCTTCCGCCACGACCCAATGCGCAAAGGACAAGAGCCTCGACGCGGGCTCAGAGTCCTATTCGGGTAGGTTCGGCTTTCGTCCGGACGGAAGCCGCTCTTTCTTCATCACGGGTGCCGGCGGCGCGCGGACCTGCGTGCGGGGTGTGTTCTACCCCTACAACGTGGGCAAGTACGCTCATCCCGAGGAATGGCACGTGGAGGTGTTCGATTGGTCCGTCACGGTGCGCTGAGCGCTCTCTGCTTCGCAGCCTGCAGCGCCGTGTCCCTGGTGGCCGCGGCCCAGTGCCTCGTGGGTACGACCATCACCGTAGACAACGATGTTCCAGGTAGCGGCTACAGCGAAGAAAAGCCCGAGAACTGGCTCAGCAACAACGTGAGCGCCTGCCAGGGCACCTATCGCTACCTGTCGCACACCGTGGGGGACGGTACGCGCAAGGATCGGGCGACCTGGCAGCCGAAGATCGCCATCGCCGGATACTACGAGGTCACGACCGGCTTTCGTGCCACCGTGAATCGCACTTCGGACGCGGACTACGTGCTGCATGACGACAAGGGCGGGTCCACGAAGAAGGTGGTCAATCAGCAGCAGGGCAACGGATGCACCAAGGTAGTGATCGGTACGATCTACTGCGCCGTGGGAGGCACCTGCCGTCTCGTGCTCGACGGAACCGACGACAGTCAGAGCGACAGTACGGATGTCACGACCTTCAAGCTCGTGAGCTGCGATGGCTTCGACGCAGGGCCGCCCGGACCTTGTGCGGGGATTGCTGCAAATCCGAGCTACGAAGTATGCGAAGAGACGCCTCAGTCCTGCGCGGGAGTGTTCACCGACGGTTCGGGCTGTGTCGCCTTCTGCGCCGCCGCGGGCATGACCTGTTCCGCTCGCTACGGGGGTGAGCCCGGATGTCTGAAAGAGCCGAACAATCCTCTCGGCTGCGCTGACGACAACGGGCACGGTTCGGACTACTGTGAGTGTGTTGCGCCGCCGGTCCCCGACGCCGGCACGGCGGGAGGCGGCGGCGTGTCGAACGCCGACGGAGGTGCAGCCGAGGGCGGCGCTCTCGGCGAAGGCGGGGGCGCAAACAACGGCTGGGGAGCGACCGGCGCGGTGCTCGGCGGCGGCAGCAGCGGCACACCTCGCGGCGAGACGCGGGGCGAGGATCAAGGAGGTTGCGGCTGTCGCGTTTCGGGTCGCCAGAGTCCGCTTCCCGCCTGGGGTGCCTGGCTCTTGGCCGGATTGTTCCTGCTTCGTCGTCGCGGTTGACAGCGCTGGCACCCCTGGCCTTCACTCGCCGGCGTCATGGCCGTCGAGATCCGCGAGGTGCCCATCGGGGGCAAACTGAAGGACTTCCTGAATCTGGTCGACCCGATCTACCGCGACGACCCGAACTACGTGCGTCCCCTCAACTTCGACGTGGCGCAGCGGCTGTCGAAGAAGAATCCCTTCTTCGAGCATGGCGAAGGCACGGCCTTCGTCGCATACCGCCTCGGTTGGCCCGTCGGACGCATCACGGCCCAAATCGACAAGAGCCATCTCGAACGCTACAAGGATGACGTCGGCTTCTTTGGCTTCTTGGACACTGTCGACGATCCGGAAGTTGCTGCCGCGCTCTTGGATGCCGCCAGCAATTGGCTGCGAGACCGCGGCATGAAGCGGATTCGTGGTCCCATGTCCCTCAACATCAACGAGGAGATCGGCTGCCTCATCGACGGCTTCGATACCCCGCCGATGATCATGATGCCGCACCACCTGCCCTACCAGAGCGGCCTCATCGAGCAGGCGGGCTTCAGCAAACTCAAGGACGTCTATGCCTGGCGCTACACCATTGGCGACGTCCCCAAGCGAGCGCAGAAGGCCCACGACGACATCGAGGCCCTACCCGAGATCAAGCTGCGCCACGTGGACAAGAAGCACGTCGAGCGCGACGTGCGCGTGATCATGGACGTGTTCAACGACGCCTGGAGTGACAACTGGGGCTTCGTGCCTCTCTCCGAGGCAGAACTCGCGAAGATGGCGGAGGACTTGAAGCTCATTTTGGTGCCGGAGCTCACCTACATTGCGGAGCTCGAGGGTGAGGCCGTGGCGGTAGCGCTGGCCCTGCCCAACCTCAACGAGATGACTGGCGACTTTGGCGGACGTCTCACGCCGGTCACCGTCGCCAAGCTGCTCTATCGCCTCAAGATCCGCGGGCCCAAGAGCGCGCGCCTGATCATTCTGGGCATTCGGCGCAAGCTGCGTGGCGTGAAGAAGTACGCAGCGCTCAGCGCCTACCTCTACACCAAGATGCATCGCGCGGCAGAACGCGTGGGCGTGGAGTGGGGCGAGCTGTCCTGGACCCTGGAAGACAACGCTCCCGTCAACTTGGGCATCAAGATGATGGGCGGTCAGATCTACAAGACCTACCGCGTGTACGAAAAAGAGCTGTGACCCTCGTACGCGCCGAAGGACCCCCTGCGCGCCCTTTGTTTGGGCATGCGCTGGAGTTTCTTCGGGACCCCCTCGAGCTGATGTCGAAGACGGCGCGGCGCTACGGCCGAGTCTCGCGCCTACGCATGTTCGATCGGGAGCTGATCATGCTCACGGATCCCGACGACATCGAACGCGTGCTGGTCAAAGACGCCGCGCTGTTCATCAAAGACAAGTTCACCCACGATCTCTCTCGCGCCCTAGGGCAGGGACTCGTCACCGCCGAGGGCGAGCACTGGAAGCGGCAGCGTCGCCTGACGGCATTTGCGTTCACCCCGCGGCGTATCGCCGAGTACGCCGAGACCATGGCGCAAGTGGCTGCGCACGAGTCGTCCAGTTGGGCGGCGGGCAGCGTGATCAATCTGCACCACGAGATGAGTCGCATCACCCTGGACGTGGTGGCCAAGGTGCTCTTCGCCGCCGATGTCGAAGCCGAGGCGCACACCGTGGCGGAGGCGATGGAAGTGTTCAATCACTTCTTCGCCGAATCCATCGAGGCCGCCTTGCGTCTACCTCCCTGGGTGCCCACGCCGGCGAACATCCGCTTCAATCGCGCGGTCAAACGCATCGACCGCGTGCTTTTCGGCATCATTCGCCGCCGCCGCGAAGAGACGGCGCGAGGCGCCGAGCGGGCGAACGAGCAAGGCGCCGACTTGCTCGGCACCCTGCTCGCGGCCCAAGACGATAGCGGCGCCGGCATGAGTAACCGCGAGCTGCGAGACGAGTGCATCACGCTCTTCATCGCGGGGCACGAGACGACCGCACTGGCCTTGACCCACGCCTTGTACTTGCTCGCAAGCGCTCCCGACGTGCGTGCGGAGTTCCACCGCGAGCTGGAAGCGGTTCTCGCCGGACGTACACCGTCGGCCGAGGATGCCGCTGCCCTCGAGCTCACCGGCCGCATCGTCAAAGAAGCGATGCGCATCTATCCCCCGGTGTGGGTCATCGGTCGCGAGGCTCTGCAGGACATGGAGATCCGCGGCGTGCACATCGCGAAGGGCACGCAGGTCGTGCTTCCGCAGTGGGTGGTCCATCGCGACCCACGTTTTTTCCCAGAACCAGAGCGCTTCGACCCCGATCGCTTCTTGCCAGAGCGTGCCGCGTCGCTGCCGCGCTTTGCGTACTTTCCCTTTGGCGGCGGGCCGCGCGTCTGCATCGGCAATCACTTCGCGATGATGGAGGCGACGCTGCTGCTCGCGACCTTCGGTCAGCGTTTTCACTTCGAGCCGCTGGCTGGCGAACGCCTCGAGTTCCGCCCCTCCGTCACCCTTCGCCCCAAGGGCGAGGGGTTGCGAGTGCGTCTCCTGCGCCGCGGCTGATACGCTCAACTGCTG
This genomic interval carries:
- a CDS encoding cytochrome P450, encoding MTLVRAEGPPARPLFGHALEFLRDPLELMSKTARRYGRVSRLRMFDRELIMLTDPDDIERVLVKDAALFIKDKFTHDLSRALGQGLVTAEGEHWKRQRRLTAFAFTPRRIAEYAETMAQVAAHESSSWAAGSVINLHHEMSRITLDVVAKVLFAADVEAEAHTVAEAMEVFNHFFAESIEAALRLPPWVPTPANIRFNRAVKRIDRVLFGIIRRRREETARGAERANEQGADLLGTLLAAQDDSGAGMSNRELRDECITLFIAGHETTALALTHALYLLASAPDVRAEFHRELEAVLAGRTPSAEDAAALELTGRIVKEAMRIYPPVWVIGREALQDMEIRGVHIAKGTQVVLPQWVVHRDPRFFPEPERFDPDRFLPERAASLPRFAYFPFGGGPRVCIGNHFAMMEATLLLATFGQRFHFEPLAGERLEFRPSVTLRPKGEGLRVRLLRRG
- a CDS encoding VCBS repeat-containing protein yields the protein MRQRILVVQGVSLLALALAFGACSSDDSAGGGSGGATGSGGATGTGSSTGSGGGNTTGGTRNPTCDKGTSGGEVQAPSFVRNVKGQTSWYASPIIQDLDGDGKREIIAAYYALYVLDASGNVLDKAEDGDGRIYAPHVVADLEGDGTTEIVFGNDSKVFAYEWKSGALAMKAGFPVDTTTAGNAPEVRGLAAGDLDGNGTLEIVATTTQTASTESGGAQVFVYSANGKLHQPAGIGWTAWPRYNNKTGNGNDADRNGQGHNGFGCYGLNVGIGNIDDAPDLEVLVTYDNHHIQAFKQDGVAIDAAPYFTNRANDYSGQRLTWGQFIRWADPKVEGDHYNAHTGEWPHPSWAEWLQWTASPPNVIDLDGDGKNEVVGVPNVEKNEPYETQAYAVMVLEGAHGDGSRSAMRKPGWEALPRGGAPINVKGDYPPGGVPAPTTVNLQGDAKLEIVVPLNDGRMHAFDSNAKELWSYDHRFGKSIMYATEATIADLNQDGSPEVLFATYGDPDQLDSGHLVILGADGTPLHDVPLPNPGKNGNGNGAPAAPAVGDVDGDGQLEILVQTFEHGMDIFTVPGSAENCVLWGTARGGPLRMGQPSGN
- a CDS encoding protein kinase gives rise to the protein MGYRVLPVMDLGQAVVGGDFQIERPLAQGGMAGVYVARQLSTGLQRAVKVMHPTLVADPAMRERFSQEARLGGQVPSEHVAHVIAAGVDAALGMPWIAMELLEGEDLASLVQRRGAIPFQELVSIFTQLCHALGAAHSVGIVHRDVKPENVFLANVRSSASTWQVKVLDFGIARLTADAHTMTRGIGTPLWMAPEQTESTTLTPAADVWSLGLLAFYLLTGRPYWRTAWQPTPALTALMREVVMDPLSAASERARELGVALPPGFDAWFASCVVRDPGQRYVDASQAFEALVTLSGSAGAVSGAWLPGTVQSGSGPVPTTLASGGSAGMTDASRSGPVPAMAGSGPVPATAGSALAPPATASAWTPSLQPSIGVPTPSATGRKSAGGGVLLLGLALVGIVVALIAAAVALIWFRSSSGDDVATRPESTESAAASTSAPVTATASPSASEVALAEPAPTQRRSPNSVQKGTTATPVASASSSAPGTGLKPIDRAAVQAKVDALAASATTQCAKDKSLDAGSESYSGRFGFRPDGSRSFFITGAGGARTCVRGVFYPYNVGKYAHPEEWHVEVFDWSVTVR
- a CDS encoding MYXO-CTERM sorting domain-containing protein, with product MVRHGALSALCFAACSAVSLVAAAQCLVGTTITVDNDVPGSGYSEEKPENWLSNNVSACQGTYRYLSHTVGDGTRKDRATWQPKIAIAGYYEVTTGFRATVNRTSDADYVLHDDKGGSTKKVVNQQQGNGCTKVVIGTIYCAVGGTCRLVLDGTDDSQSDSTDVTTFKLVSCDGFDAGPPGPCAGIAANPSYEVCEETPQSCAGVFTDGSGCVAFCAAAGMTCSARYGGEPGCLKEPNNPLGCADDNGHGSDYCECVAPPVPDAGTAGGGGVSNADGGAAEGGALGEGGGANNGWGATGAVLGGGSSGTPRGETRGEDQGGCGCRVSGRQSPLPAWGAWLLAGLFLLRRRG